Proteins from one Sabethes cyaneus chromosome 2, idSabCyanKW18_F2, whole genome shotgun sequence genomic window:
- the LOC128736161 gene encoding transducin-like enhancer protein 4: MYPYSGFDAATAFARFMVTITESCNRLKEEFRLLLAQCDNLKMEKSALEKHYYEMYYVLNAQIQKQAEIAKRLSAIITKIVPVLSQEYQQEVLTVVEQAKQITMAELSALIGQQRPDLPLLPQQMHAQQIPGAHGTPPMPVRTPHPSLGPGGLGGTHSPRSGASSNAANSPSNKKRDDKPTTPIAKPATPTNSAASNEVPEVVTKPPVQNIGYQPYLDESLNNAPHKLQAAYGGPPVHNNLPHSLNNYARAPLAFDPHSQMRAPLGPLAIPEGKPAYFFQVNAEGQMQQVPFSQDALAGEGIPRHARQISLLNHGDPVYTVTISNPIKYVYTGGRGCVKVWDISQPSNKNKVSQLNCLQRDEYIRTMKLLPDGRTLIVGGESSKLSIWDLGNPTPRIMAEPTSNAPACYALAISPDLKVCFVCCSDGNIAVWDLQNQTLVRQFLAHSGGASCIDISTDGTKLWTAGLDNTVRSWDLRENRQLQQHDFTSKIFSLGYCPNDEWLAVGMENSKVEVQHTSKQVRHQLHLHEGCVLSLKFAASGKWFVSAGQDNLLNAWKTPYSASIFQSKESASVMSCDISADDKCIVTGSGDKKATVYEVMY; the protein is encoded by the coding sequence ATGTATCCGTATTCAGGATTTGACGCGGCGACTGCATTCGCCCGTTTTATGGTCACAATCACTGAAAGTTGTAATCGGTTAAAGGAAGAGTTCCGTCTTCTACTAGCACAATGTGACAatttaaaaatggaaaaatcagCGCTGGAGAAACATTACTACGAGATGTACTACGTCCTTAATGCGCAAATACAGAAACAAGCGGAAATAGCGAAAAGGTTAAGTGCGATAATCACTAAGATTGTACCTGTTCTGTCCCAGGAGTATCAGCAGGAGGTTCTGACCGTGGTCGAACAAGCGAAGCAGATTACCATGGCCGAGCTGAGCGCTCTTATAGGACAACAACGTCCTGATTTGCCACTATTGCCGCAGCAAATGCACGCCCAGCAGATACCCGGAGCGCATGGGACCCCACCGATGCCGGTGAGGACGCCACATCCTAGTCTCGGTCCAGGTGGTCTCGGCGGTACCCATTCACCACGATCAGGTGCTTCCTCGAATGCCGCCAACAGTCCATCGAACAAGAAACGTGATGACAAACCAACGACACCGATCGCGAAACCTGCCACACCCACCAATTCGGCTGCCAGCAACGAGGTACCGGAGGTAGTGACTAAACCGCCGGTGCAGAACATCGGTTACCAACCATACCTCGATGAATCACTGAATAATGCACCCCATAAACTACAAGCCGCCTACGGCGGTCCGCCAGTACACAATAACCTGCCACATTCGCTTAATAACTATGCTCGTGCGCCGCTGGCGTTCGATCCTCATTCACAGATGCGGGCACCGCTCGGTCCGCTTGCAATTCCTGAAGGAAAACCTGCTTACTTCTTTCAAGTAAACGCGGAAGGTCAAATGCAGCAGGTGCCCTTTTCTCAGGATGCCTTGGCGGGTGAGGGGATACCACGGCATGCTCGGCAAATAAGTTTACTGAACCATGGCGACCCAGTATACACTGTAACGATCTCCAATCCCATCAAGTACGTGTACACCGGTGGTAGAGGTTGCGTCAAGGTGTGGGACATTTCCCAGCCCAGCAACAAAAATAAAGTGTCTCAGTTAAATTGCCTGCAACGCGACGAGTACATCCGCACAATGAAACTGCTGCCCGATGGCCGAACGCTAATCGTTGGCGGAGAATCATCCAAGCTGTCCATCTGGGATCTCGGAAATCCGACGCCGCGAATCATGGCCGAGCCTACCTCGAACGCACCCGCTTGTTACGCGCTTGCCATTTCACCCGACTTGAAAGTGTGCTTTGTGTGCTGCTCCGACGGTAACATTGCCGTGTGGGATCTGCAGAACCAAACACTGGTGCGACAGTTCCTAGCTCACAGCGGTGGAGCTTCCTGTATCGATATTAGCACCGATGGTACAAAACTATGGACCGCAGGATTGGACAACACCGTTCGGTCCTGGGATCTTCGAGAGAATCGACAACTGCAGCAGCACGACTTCACCTCGAAAATCTTTTCGCTGGGATACTGTCCAAATGATGAATGGCTCGCAGTCGGCATGGAGAACTCCAAAGTCGAGGTGCAGCACACTAGCAAACAGGTTAGGCATCAGCTTCATCTACACGAAGGCTGTGTGCTCAGTTTGAAATTCGCTGCCTCCGGAAAGTGGTTCGTATCCGCCGGCCAAGACAACTTGCTGAACGCATGGAAGACGCCATATAGTGCCTCGATCTTCCAGTCGAAGGAATCAGCGTCCGTTATGAGCTGTGATATCTCCGCCGATGATAAGTGCATTGTGACCGGATCGGGCGACAAAAAGGCCACAGTCTACGAGGTCATGTACTAG